A genomic window from Lotus japonicus ecotype B-129 chromosome 1, LjGifu_v1.2 includes:
- the LOC130744718 gene encoding uncharacterized protein LOC130744718 isoform X2, whose product MVDLGFQFQLKYIIYLSCLQPNHKEVVAHSECAPSPLVNVAFVTGRWKIQTEKVPNHHHQRQELDRREKVWPVASQRLRQIIFIDILVLPLVRFKGFGQATKKEPVAKNLLLRY is encoded by the exons ATGGTTGACTTAGGGTTTCAATTCCAGCTCAAATATATTATCTATCTGAG TTGTCTGCAACCGAATCACAAGGAAGTTGTCGCACACTCAGAGTGTGCTCCATCTCCGCTCGTAAACGTCGCATTCGTCACCGGGCGTTGGAAGATCCAAACGGAAAAAGTtccaaatcatcatcatcaacgcCAAGAGTTGGATCGCCGGGAGAAAGTTTGGCCTGTGGCATCTCAACGACTGCGgcaaatcatcttcatcgaCATTCTAGTTCTTCCACTTGTGAG GTTCAAAGGTTTTGGTCAAGCAACCAAGAAG